From Calditrichota bacterium:
TTCGCCTTGATATACATCGAGGGCGAGTGGGCCGAGAGCGTCGAAACCTTGAGAGGCACTGCCGGGCATGAGCGCGTTGATGAACCGACTTCGGGCATCGAGGACGGTGTCCGTTGGGAGCGGGCGCTGCCTGTCTGGTCTCGTCGCTACGGCTTGAGGGGTAAAGCCGATCTGGTCGAGTTCCCCGGGGGAGTTCCTTTTCCGGTTGAATACAAGCACGGCAGCCGCGGCGGAATGGCACATTTCGCGGTTCAAATATGCGCACAAGCAACCTGCTTAGAGGAGATGTTTGGAATCGCGATCCCGAGAGGTGCAATCTACTCCCTCAAGGCACACAAGCGGAAGGAGGTGGACATCGATGATCAACTGAAGCAGGCGACGCTCATCTTGATTGAAAAGGTGCGGGCGGCTTTGGTCGCTGGCATTACTCCGCCGCCAACGAACGACCGACGCTGCGACAAGTGCTCGCTGCTGGAGTTGTGCGCGCCTGATCTATTGGCGAGTGAGAATCGCGGGCGGATTCGAAGAGCGGCGGAGGATTGCTTTGCCGCAAAGGAGCCATAGTGGAAGTTGCACTTAACACCCTGTTCATCACGACTGAGCCGGCATATCTCAAACTCGATCATGACACGGTAGTGGTCGAGCGGGAAGAAGAGCCGACCAAAACGCTTCCGCTGCTGGCATTTTCGAGCATCGTCCTCTGTGGGCGGATAACGCTTTCATATGCCTTAATCGCCCGTTGCGCGGCTGACGGCCGGACGATCACGTTTCTCGACAGTAATGGGCGTTTTCGGGCGCGGGTGGAGGGTCCCGTTTCGGGAAATGTCCTGTTGCGGCAGGCGCAATATATCGCGCTGGGAAATGAAGCGAAGACGACCGCGCTGGCGAGGAACTTCGTAGCCGGCAAGATCGAGAATACGCGTCGGAACATAATGCGCGCGGCGCGTGAGAGCGGCGATGCGGCATCGGAGGAGGCATTGCGTGCAACTGGAAGCAGATTGAGGGTAAGCCTTGACCGCCTCAGGACGGCTTCGGATATCGCTGTGGTGCGTGGGATTGAGGGAGAGGCGGCGCATCTATGGTTTGGGGTCTTCAACCATATGCTGTTGGCGGATCGGGATTGCTTTTCGATTGCCGGCCGCAGTCGCCGACCTCCGCTCGATGCGTCGAACGCACTTCTATCGTTTCTTTATACGCTGATCGTGCACGATTGTCGTTCGGCTCTGGAGGGGGTTGGACTCGATCCGCAGGCCGGCTTTCTCCACACATTGCGGGCCGGCAGGGTTTCGTTGGCGCTCGATTTGGCGGAGGAGTTTAGGCCCATACTGGGGGATCGGCTGGCGTTGACGTTGATCAACCGAAAACAGGTAATGCCACGAGATTTCATTGTTCGGTCGGGTGGAGCGGTTCAGTTCACCGACGAGGCACGGAAGAGAGTGTTATTGTCCTATGTTGAGCGCAAGCGGGACGTTGTCGGGCATCCTGCTTCGGGTCGTAAGATCCCACTGGGGCTGGTGCCGCATCTTCAGGCGCGGTTGCTCGCGCGTTTCATTCGAGGGGAGTTGGAGGAGTATCCACCATTTGTCTTAGCGTAGAGTTTTCAAATGCTTTACCTCGTTTGCTACGACGTCAACACGGAGACGAAGGAGGGGCGTCGGCGATTGCGAAAGGTGGCACAGGCTTGTAAGAATTTCGGCCAGCGAGCGCAGAAGTCGGTCTTCGAGGTTGACTTGACTCCATCACAATACACGAGTCTCGTCATTGCGTTGTTGAAGATTATCAATGAAGAGGAGGATAGTCTGCGGATTTACCACATTGAGGAGCCGTTGGATCGGAATGTCGAGAGTTGGGGGTGTCAGTCGTTGATCGATATTAGCAAGGGAGTGGTGTTGTGACGAGATTGCGCGAACCTTCGGGTATCTTCCTCCGTGCTTGGGGTTCGCGTTGCCTGTCCAGCAAGGGT
This genomic window contains:
- the cas2 gene encoding CRISPR-associated endonuclease Cas2, whose amino-acid sequence is MLYLVCYDVNTETKEGRRRLRKVAQACKNFGQRAQKSVFEVDLTPSQYTSLVIALLKIINEEEDSLRIYHIEEPLDRNVESWGCQSLIDISKGVVL
- the cas4 gene encoding CRISPR-associated protein Cas4, which gives rise to MLEHYSYCPRQFALIYIEGEWAESVETLRGTAGHERVDEPTSGIEDGVRWERALPVWSRRYGLRGKADLVEFPGGVPFPVEYKHGSRGGMAHFAVQICAQATCLEEMFGIAIPRGAIYSLKAHKRKEVDIDDQLKQATLILIEKVRAALVAGITPPPTNDRRCDKCSLLELCAPDLLASENRGRIRRAAEDCFAAKEP
- the cas1c gene encoding type I-C CRISPR-associated endonuclease Cas1, which translates into the protein MEVALNTLFITTEPAYLKLDHDTVVVEREEEPTKTLPLLAFSSIVLCGRITLSYALIARCAADGRTITFLDSNGRFRARVEGPVSGNVLLRQAQYIALGNEAKTTALARNFVAGKIENTRRNIMRAARESGDAASEEALRATGSRLRVSLDRLRTASDIAVVRGIEGEAAHLWFGVFNHMLLADRDCFSIAGRSRRPPLDASNALLSFLYTLIVHDCRSALEGVGLDPQAGFLHTLRAGRVSLALDLAEEFRPILGDRLALTLINRKQVMPRDFIVRSGGAVQFTDEARKRVLLSYVERKRDVVGHPASGRKIPLGLVPHLQARLLARFIRGELEEYPPFVLA